TTCTTTGCCGTCCGAGGTGTCCTGCCCCCAGGCCTTGCTCGCCACCAGGACCTGCAGATCATAGTCGCGATTGCCCCAGCTCAGGTGGGTGCCGCTTGGCAGCCTCAGGTTTACGCCGTCGTCGATGGCCTCGTTGCCGCGATCCAGGGCGCTGTAGTAGTTCATCATCGCGGCGTTGCCCTTGTAAACATTCTGGGCAGTGTAATCGAGCATGTGATCGTGGAACCAGTGCGTGCTCATGGTCTCGCGCCAGTCACCGGGGATCTTGATATACCCCTCGGCCGGACACGTAACCGGCACCTGCCTCCCCTGCTTGGAGATAAGCATAACCTCGAGGGGTTCACAGGGAGTCGACGCACGAGGATCTGTCGCATCGGTATTTATCGAGTCGTGCCCCGCCAACACCATGGGCCAGTGGTAGTCATAAAACTGGCCTGGCAGAAAGAAAGACTGCGTGTAGCCGTCGCTCTCGGCCGGGTTGTGGCCATTGTGCTCGTGGGTAGAGATGAAATGGTTACCAAAGCCCCGGTTGTTCGAGAACTCGACCGGCAGCGTATTGTGATGTCGAAACAGTATCGACTCGCCGTACCTGGCCATCAGCAGCTTGGGAGGCAGCGTGCCGTCAAAGGTCCACAGCGTTGGGGCCTCCTGCACCGGCATGGCCGGATGAAAACGTATGTCTATTCCGGCACAGGACCCCTGCAGCTCGCCGGTTTCATCCTCGACCCCGCGGAAGTACAGACCGAACGGTCCCCACTCGGTCTCTTCCGAGAAACCGTGCATCTGCAACGGGTCACGCAGACCAAGATTGGGGCGCGAGCAGGCCTGGGCGGTTTGGAAAAACTTCTGGGGGAAGAACTCGTCCCAGCGCTGGTGAGCGTACTCTTCTCCCGGTGGGCGTCCATCGCAGTAAGACGACAAATCGTTGCCCGGCAGGGGCACGAGCGGGCCGGTCATGGTCTCGATGACCGACTGCCAGGGATTGCTCACCTCCATGTTGCATTCCCGGGTAGGAAACGGGTGGAGTTCCTGGGCCAGGAAGGCGTCCAACGCCAGGCTGTCTGGCGCGCTCCTGGTGTCCGGAGGGACGGGTAACGCCATCGTGCAGTCGCTACAGGGCTCGCCAAGCTTCTGTGTGCCGAACTCCTCGAACCTTAGAAAGGGCTGGTCAAACTCGCCCGCCCCGAACAGGGGGCTGGCGGTACCCCCGGTGGGTACATCGCAGCTGCTGGCGGATGCCGGCGTGGCGGTGGCTATTAGTATTCCAGAAGAAAAAACTACTGCTGCTACAAAAATACGCGCGTGCGCTGACTTCCCTCTCATGTGCGTTCTCCCCAGCTGAGTTCATGTGGAAGTGGTGCCTCAAAAGCCCTACTTACTTATGTCCACAAAACAGCGTATCTCTAGATCGCCTATTGGGCGGCGCCTGTCACCCCCCCCTACGGGTATTTTTGCGTTACCCTCAACTTAACGTCCGTTTGACCCCCCGGACGGGGGTTAAGAATGTATTAAACATTAGAAAAACGTTTGAACCCTTACCGGTTTTAGAAAATGCCCGGCAAAATAATGCAGATTGGCCCCCCCCCTTTCTGAGGGGGATGCATGGGGAAGTAAGATATAGCGTCTGCTATGTAGACTGGGGCAGCGGGGTGCTAATCCCCCCCCCTGCTGCTCACTCACCGGTCGGCTCGACGCCGAATATCGCTCCACAGGCAGACGACAGGGGGACTCTGTCGCGTTGCGCTGTATGAACTCCATCAGGTCACGAACGTCGATGTCGTTGAGCCCGAGCCTGGGCCTGGCCAGCCAGTCGTACTTTTCGTACTTGCCCATGGCCGCGCGTTCTCTGGTCAGAGGCGCCTCCAATCCAAATGATTGCGCGGGTAAACCACTGGCCCCAAGTCAGCAAACAATCTAGATTAAAACACGGTGAGAGATAACGCTGACAAGCTCGAACAGGCCTTCAACCGCTGGATAAAAACCCAGCGCCAGGCCTTTGACATCATGCGAGGGGCCGCAGCGACTGACCGTGAAGAAGACCTCGCCGAGGGGCATCGCTGGCTGACCCGCATCAGCCGGATTGCACTCGACTGGGTCGTCGAACGGGGCGACCCGCTTCACCCCGCGCTGTTCGGCAGCCAGGACGAGTACAACAAGCTCATGGGTGACAACCCGGACGTGAACTACCACTTCTGCGTTCTCGACCCTTCCCGCCGATACCGCCTGCACGGCAGCCGCGGGGAGGCGAGTTACGTGGGGCTTACCTTCGGCAGCGACATTTTCGGCAGCGGAGGACTCGGTGGAACCACCGTGCAAAGAGACCTGGATTCGTTCGAGGCCACGGCCGACGGCGACTGCGACATCGTGCTGGGCGGATCACCACGGGACGACAACTGGATAGAACTGCCCCCCGACACGGCCCACCTGGCCATTCGTGAGACCTTCCACGATCGGTCGACCCAGCAACCCGCGTGCTTGTCAGTGGAGCTTATAGACCCCGTGGAGCCGCCCCGGCTTGGGGCCGATGACTTTGCGCACTCGCTCGAACGCGCGGGAAACTTCCTGCTCACCGTGGTCAACATGTGTGTACAGACCTACGAGAAATCGGGTCTGCTGGTCAACGCCTTGGCCGGCGCTGCGGGAGACTCACACACGCGCGATGGGCGGGACCAGATACGTGGCCACGCCGACG
Above is a window of Candidatus Binatota bacterium DNA encoding:
- a CDS encoding DUF1214 domain-containing protein yields the protein MRDNADKLEQAFNRWIKTQRQAFDIMRGAAATDREEDLAEGHRWLTRISRIALDWVVERGDPLHPALFGSQDEYNKLMGDNPDVNYHFCVLDPSRRYRLHGSRGEASYVGLTFGSDIFGSGGLGGTTVQRDLDSFEATADGDCDIVLGGSPRDDNWIELPPDTAHLAIRETFHDRSTQQPACLSVELIDPVEPPRLGADDFAHSLERAGNFLLTVVNMCVQTYEKSGLLVNALAGAAGDSHTRDGRDQIRGHADADMHYMGGRFRLEAGEALEIKIPPVEKPFTYWGLTLLNPWLESYDYRFRRISMNDRQARRDADGGWTLVVAAEDPGRPNWLDAGGRSEGMMLLRWVKVTDPPLPECHLVDL